In Erinaceus europaeus unplaced genomic scaffold, mEriEur2.1 scaffold_1241, whole genome shotgun sequence, the following are encoded in one genomic region:
- the LOC132536522 gene encoding uncharacterized protein LOC132536522, which translates to MDTGHGTPDTERWTPHTTHQTPDTEHWILDTAHHTLDTAHRTPDTGHRTRDTKCRTLDTERQTLHTGHRTPDTGHGTPSAGHWTPSARNRTPSAGHQTPHTTHWTPHTGHGTPDSEHQKLDTECQTSDTAHHTPDTERRTPDTERRTPDIKHRPPSAHTPLGECLRDPRLGTEQPRATSVPTPQYPHPQYPHPQYPQPQYPHPQYPHPSTHTLSTHTPVPTPQYPHPQYPHPSTHTLSTHSLSTHTPVPTPQYPHPQYPHPQYPHPQYPHPSTHTLSTHTPVSTPSVSTPSVPTPQYPHPQYPHPSTHTLSTHTPSTHSLSTHTLSTHTPVPTPSVPTPQYPHPSTHTLSTHTPVPTPSVPTASVPTPQYPHPSTHTLSTHTPSTHTLSTHTPVPTPSVPTPQYPHPQYPHPQYPHPSIHTLSIHTPVSTPSVPTASVPTPSVPTASVPTPQYPHPSIHTLSTHTLSTHTPSTHTPVPTPSVPTPPVPTPQYPHPQYPHPNTHTPVPTPPVPTPSAPTPPVPTPQYPHPQYLHPQYPHPQYPHPSTHTPSTYTLSTHTPSTHTPSTHTPSTHTLSTHTPSTHTLSTHTPVPTPPVPTPPAPLAAD; encoded by the exons ATGGACACCGGACACGGGACACCGGACACAGAGCGCTGGACACCGCACACCACACACCAGACACCAGACACCGAGCACTGGATACTGGACACTGCACACCACACACTGGACACCGCACACCGGACACCAGACACCGGACACCGGACACGGGACACCAAGTGCCGGACACTAGACACCGAGCGCCAGACACTGCACACCGGACACCGCACACCAGACACTGGACACGGGACACCAAGCGCCGGACACTGGACACCGAGCGCCAGAAACCGGACACCGAGTGCCGGACACCAGACACCGCACACCACACACTGGACACCGCACACCGGACACGGGACACCGGACTCCGAGCACCAGAAACTGGACACTGAGTGCCAGACATCAGACACCGCACACCACACACCGGACACCGAGCGCCGGACACCGGACACCGAGCGCCGGACACCGGACATCAAGCACCGCCCACCGTCTGCTCACACGCCTCTAGGAGAGTGTCTGCGGGACCCGAGATTGGGCACAGAACAGCCACGCGCCACCTCAGTACCCACACCCCAGTACCCACACCCTCAGTACCCACACCCCCAGTACCCACAGCCTCAGTACCCACACCCTCAGTACCCACACCCCAGTACCCACACCCTCAGTACCCACACCCCAGTACCCACACCCCAGTACCCACACCCTCAGTACCCACACCCCAGTACCCACACCCTCAGTACCCACAGCCTCAGTACCCACACCCCAGTACCCACACCCCAGTACCCACACCCTCAGTACCCACACCCCCAGTACCCACACCCTCAGTACCCACACCCCAGTACCCACACCCTCAGTACCCACACCCCAGTATCCACACCCTCAGTATCCACACCCTCAGTACCCACACCCCAGTATCCACACCCTCAGTATCCACACCCCAGTACCCACACCCTCAGTACCCACACCCCCAGTACCCACAGCCTCAGTACCCACACCCTCAGTACCCACACCCCAGTACCCACACCCTCAGTACCCACACCCCAGTACCCACACCCCAGTACCCACACCCTCAGTACCCACACCCCAGTACCCACACCCTCAGTACCCACAGCCTCAGTACCCACACCCCAGTACCCACACCCCAGTACCCACACCCTCAGTACCCACACCCCCAGTACCCACACCCTCAGTACCCACACCCCAGTACCCACACCCTCAGTACCCACACCCCAGTATCCACACCCTCAGTATCCACACCCTCAGTACCCACACCCCAGTATCCACACCCTCAGTATCCACACCCCAGTATCCACACCCTCAGTACCCACAGCCTCAGTACCCACACCCTCAGTACCCACAGCCTCAGTACCCACACCCCAGTACCCACACCCCAGTATCCACACCCTCAGTACCCACACCCTCAGTACCCACACCCCCAGTACCCACACCCCAGTACCCACACCCTCAGTACCCACACCCCCAGTACCCACACCCCAGTACCCACACCCCCAGTACCCACACCCTAA TACCCACACCCCAGTACCCACACCCCCAGTACCTACACCCTCAGCACCCACACCCCCAGTACCCACACCCCAGTACCCACACCCCCAGTACCTACACCCTCAGTACCCACACCCCCAGTACCCACACCCCAGTACCCACACCCCCAGTACCTACACCCTCAGCACCCACACCCCCAGTACCCACACCCCCAGTACCCACACCCCCAGTACCCACACCCTCAGTACCCACACCCCCAGTACCCACACCCTCAGTACCCACACCCCAGTACCCACACCCCCAGTACCCACACCCCCAGCACCGCTTGCTGCTGACTGA